In Mangifera indica cultivar Alphonso chromosome 1, CATAS_Mindica_2.1, whole genome shotgun sequence, a single genomic region encodes these proteins:
- the LOC123194662 gene encoding uncharacterized protein LOC123194662, translated as MGNCLVRQEKMIKVMKTDGGVLQYKAPIKVKDVLSEFSGHSLSDSLPEIRKLRPEAKLLGGNLYFLVPKVEKKKVRFSDQKAAGDGQETSGKLRIKLVISKQELQELLQKEGVSIQEMISQSKNEVQYSKVWKPELESIPEVD; from the coding sequence ATGGGGAATTGCCTGGTTCGGCAAGAAAAGATGATTAAAGTGATGAAAACCGACGGAGGAGTTCTGCAGTATAAGGCTCCCATCAAAGTGAAGGACGTTTTGTCAGAATTTTCAGGGCATTCACTCTCCGATTCGCTTCCAGAAATCAGGAAACTCAGGCCGGAGGCGAAACTTCTTGGTGGAAATTTGTACTTTCTTGTACCGAAAGTCGAGAAAAAGAAGGTGAGGTTTTCGGATCAGAAGGCCGCCGGAGATGGACAAGAAACTTCCGGTAAATTGCGAATAAAGCTGGTTATCAGTAAACAAGAGCTGCAGGAGCTGCTGCAAAAGGAGGGAGTTTCAATTCAGGAGATGATTTCTCAGAGTAAAAATGAAGTTCAATACAGCAAAGTGTGGAAGCCTGAGCTTGAAAGCATACCTGAAGTAGACTAG